The genomic interval TGCCTCCACGGCTTGATCGTAAGCCGGACGCGCCGCCCGGTCCGGCGAGCATGAGCCAGATCGCATTTTCCGGCCCACCGGAGCGGCCCGGCCCGGCCGGGGCTCAGCGCCGCGCGGCGAGCGCCCGGCGCAGGTCGTCGTCCTCGTCGACCACCACCCGGCGCAGGCCGGAGGGCAGGTCGTCCCGGCCCAGCAGCGCCGCCGCCAGTTCCCGGGTCCGCGCGGAGACGGCGTAGCGCGGATAGGCCAGCGCCGCGACCCGGTCGGCGACCCAGGGGGTACGCCGCCGCGCCGCCGCCGGCATCTCGGCGAAGTACCGCTCCACATAGGAGTCGGTCAGTTCCGCCTGCTCCGGTTGCCAGAACCCGCGCGCCGTCGCCTCCAGCAGCCGGTTCGACAGGCTCGTCTCGCCGACGAGCAGCCGCCAGGCGTGCTCCTTGGCCGCCGGGTCCGGCAGCGCCGCCCGACAGGTGGCGGCCCGCTCCGCCCCGCTGGCACTTCCGTCCTCGGCCTGCTCGGCGGCGACCTCCGGCTCCCCCACCGCACCGAGTACGGCCAGCCGGCCCAGCACCGCCCAGCGCAGCTCGGCGTCGACCGCCAGCCCGTCGGGCACCTCCTTGCCGGCCAGCCAGCCGGTCAGCCGGGCCACCTCGACGGTCGAGGAGATCCAGCCGCGCGCCGCGGCGAGCTGCCCCGAACCGCCGGGCGGGGCCACCGCGAGCAGCCGCGCGCAGGCCCCGGCGAGCTGCTCCAGCGCGGCCGGCCGGACCTCCGGCTGGAGATGGCGGTCGAGCAGGTCGCAGGTCCGGGCCAGCACGTCCTGCACCACGACCACCTCGGTCTCGGCGGGCAGGGCGGCCACCACCAGCGCCACCAGGTCGGCGACCGGCCGTTCCCCGTCGGTCACCGCGTCCAGCGCCTCCGCCCAGAGCAGCGCCCGGGTCAGCGGATCGGCCAGCTCGGGCAGGGCCGCCGGCACGGCGGCGACGGAGGCGGCGTCCAGGCGTACCTTGGCGAAGGTCAGGTCGCCGTCGTTGGGCAGCAGCAGCCGGGCCGCCGGCTGACCGGTCAACCCGGGCAGCACCGTACGGCCGCCGTCCGCCGCCGGGTCGAGGTCCACCTCGACCCGGTCCCGCAACCGCAGCGCGGTCCCCCCGCCGGCCGGGTCGGGATCGTAGAGCCCGACACCGATCCGGTGCGGGCGCAGCACCGGATGCTCCGGCGGGGCGGTCTGCACCAGGGCGACCTCGGCGTAGTGCCCGTCGTCGCGCAGCCGCACCTCGGTGCGCAGGGTGTTGAGCTGCGGCTGCCGCAGCCACACCGCCGCCCAGCCGGCCAGGTCGCGGCCGCTGCCGGCGGCGAGCGCGGCGAGCAGGTCGGCGAGGGTGGCGTTGCCGAACCGGTGCGCGGCGAAATATCCCCGCAGCCCGGCCAGGAAGGCGTCGTCGCCGAGCCAGGCGACGAGCTGGCGGAGCACCGAGGCACCCTTGGCGTACGAGATGCCGTCGAGGTTGGCCAGCGCCTCGGTCGCGTCGGCCACCTCCGTCGGCGCGACGGGATGGGTGGAGGGTCGCTGGTCGGCGGCGTAGCCCCAGGCCTTGCGGCGCAGCGCGAACGTGGTCCACGCCCGGTCGAACCGGGTCGCCTCGGCGGTGATCCGGGTGCCGAAGTACTCGGCGAACGACTCGTTCAGCCACAGGTCGTCCCACCAGCGCAGGGTGACCAGGTCGCCGAACCACATGTGCGACATCTCGTGCGCGATGCTGTTCGCCCGCTGTTCCCGCTCGGCGTCGGTCACCGCCGACCGGGGCAGGAACTCGTCCCGGAAGGTGACCAGGCCCGGGTTCTCCATCGCACCCATGTTGAACTCCGGCACGAACGCCTGGTCGTACTTGCCGAACGGGTAGCGCACCCCGAAAAGCCGGTGCAGCCGGTCCAGGCACTGCCGGGTGACGGTGAGGATCTCCTCGGCGTCCCGGTCCAGGTGCTCGGTGAGCGAACGCCGGCAGTAGAGGCCGAGCGGGATACCGTCGTGCTCGGCCCGGCGCACCGCGTACGGGCCGGCGACCAGTGAGACGAGGTAGGTGGCCAGCGGCGGGGTCGGGGCGAAGACCCACCGCCCGGCGACCGGCCCGCTGTCGAGCCGCCCGTTGCCGGCGACGATCCACTCCTCCGGCGCGACGACGGCCAGGGTCACCGGCGCCTTCAGGTCGGGCTGGTCGAAGCAGGCGAAGATCCGCTGGGCGTTGTCCATCCCCGACATCGCGTAGAGGTAGGTCTCGCCGTCGGCCGGGTCGACGAAGCGGTGCAGCCCCTCGCCGCTGTTCGAGTACGCCATCTCCGCCTCGACCACCAGCGTGTTCTCGGCGGCCAGCCCGGTCAGCGGGTACTGGTTGTCGTCCAGGGCGGCCGGGTCCAGCGCGGCGCCGTTGAGTCGTACCCCGAGCAGTCGAGCCGGCCTGACCTCGACGAACGTCCCGGCCCCCGGCGTGGCCGCCCGGAACCGGACCGTGGTGGTCGACCGGAACCGCTCCGCCGACCCGGTGAGATCAAGTTCGATGTCGTACGACTCCACGGTGAGCAGGGCGGCGCGTTCCGCCGCCGCTACCCGGGTCAGGCTCGGCATCCGCTTATCCTGCACGATGGGTCCGCGGACGGTTCGGTCCCGGCCAGATCACGCTATGGAGGAACCGACGATGGCGCAGCACCCCAAGGGTGATTTCGACCTGTCCCGCGCCGTGTGGCAGCGGGCCGAGGGCGACGACTCCGAGGGCGCGGTCGAAATCGCGTTCGTCGACGATCTGATCGGCATGCGCAACTCCGCCGAACCGGACGGTCCGGTGCTGGTCTTCACCCAGGCCGAGTGGGACGCCTTCGTGGCCGGCGCCCAGGACGGCGAGTTCGACCTCGACTGACCGGGGCGGCGCAGCGGGCGGCTGCGCACCCCGGGCGGCCGTGTGGCGGCGGCCGGCCGGTCGGGTGGAACCGGTTCGCCCGACCGGACAGGCACTCTCCGATGATCCGCTGAGGCGGTGCGTCGTGATCCGGGCGGCATCATCCCCATACATCAGATGACGTACGGTTAGCCCGTAGTCACGAGATGCTCACTCCGGGCGGGACCGGGCTGCCGCGCCCCGCCCCTCCCCCTAGCGTGACAGGTCCTTTGTGCACCCGGTCCCGGACCGGCGCGAAGGTCGCACCGTGCACTGCTTGGAGCTGCGCCAAGTTGGGGGAACGAATGCCATCTTCCGCACGACCGTCACCGGTCAACCGCCTACTACGGACAGGAGTCGCGGTCGCGCTGGTCGCGGCGCTGGCCGCACCGATCTCCGGTACGGCACCCGCCGCCGCCGTGGTGCTGCCGACCGGCTTCCAGGAACAGGTCGTCTTCACCGGCCTGAACCAGCCGACCAATATCGAGTTCGCCCCGGACGGGCGGGTCTTCGTCGCCGAGAAGGGCGGCCGGATCAAGGTGTACGACGACCTCGCCGACACCACCGCCACCGTCTTCGCCGACCTGTCGGCGAACGTGCACAACCAACACGACCGGGGACTGCTCGGGCTGGCCCTGCACCCGGACTTCCCGACCCAGCCGTACGTCTACGTGCTCTACGCCTACGACGCCCCGCCGGGGCAGACCGCGCCGTACTGGAACGACAACTGCGCCTCGGTCGGCGGTACCAACGGCGGGCGGTGCATCGTCACCGGCCGGCTCTCCCGGCTGACCGCCGCCGGCAACACGATGACCGGCACCGAGCAGGTCTTCATCGACGACTGGTGCCAGCAGTACGCCAGCCACGCCACCGGTGACCTGCGGTTCGGTGCCGACGGGATGCTCTACGCCACCGCCGGGGACGGAGCCAGCTACGACCTGGTCGACTACGGCCAGCTCGGCACCCCGCCGAACCCCTGCGCCGACCCGCCCGGCGGCACGATGTCCCCGCCGACCGCCGAGGGCGGCGCGCTGCGCTCCCAGGACTCCCGGACCACCGCCGACCCGACCAGCCTGGACGGTACGGTGCTGCGGCTCGACCCGCTGACCGGCGCCGCCGCCCCCGGCAACCCGTCGGCGGCCAGCCCCGACCCGAACACCCGACGGATCGTCGCGCAGGGGCTGCGCAACCCGTTCCGGTTCACCATCCGGCCCGGCACCAACGAGGTCTGGGCCGGTGACGTCGGCTGGACCCGGTGGGAGGAGGTCAACCGGGTGGTCGACCCGACCGCCTCGGTCACCAACTTCGGCTGGCCGTGCTTCGAGGGCGCCGGCCGGCAGAGCGGCTACGACAGCGCCAACCTCGACATGTGCGAGAGCCTCTACAGCGGTGCCGGGCAGACGGCGCCGTTCTACACGTACGACCACGCGGCCCGGGTGGTGGCCGGGGAGGCGTGTCCGACCGGCAGCTCGTCGGTCTCGGGTGCCGCCTTCTATCCGGCGGCCGGCGGCAGCTATCCGGCCGAGTACGCGGGCGCGCTCTTCTTCTCCGACTACTCCCGGGACTGCATCTGGGCGATGTTGCCCGCCGCACCCGGTGGGCTGCCGGTGGCGAGCAGCCGGCGTACCTTCGGCAGCGCCGCCGCCAATCCCGTCGACCTGGCCATGGGGCCGGGCGGTGACCTCTACTACGTCGACCACGCCGGTTCGGTACGCCGGATCCGCTACTTCCCCGGCAACCAGCCGCCGGTCGCCTCCATCGCCGCCTCCCCCACCTCCGGGACGGCGCCGCTGACGGTGAACTTCGACGGCACCGGCTCCTCCGACGCGGACCCGGCCGACGCCGGCCGGCTGCGCTACGAGTGGGATTTCACCAACGACGGCACCGTCGACGCCACCACGGCGACGGCGACGTACACCTATCCGGCCGGCGGCCCGTACACCGCCCGGCTGACCGTCTACGACACGCTGAACGCCTCCGGCACCCAGACGGTGCCGATCCAGACCGGCAACAGCATGCCGACCGCGGTGATCGACAGTCCGGGCGGCGACTTCACCTGGGCGGTCAACGACACGATCAGCTTCACCGGGCACGCGACCGACCCGGACCAGGGCACCCTGCCGGCCAGCGCGCTGCACTGGCGGATGCTGCTGCACCACTGCTACACGCTGGACAACTGCCACATCCACACGTTGCAGGACTTCACCGGCGCCAGCGGCAGCATGTTCGGGCCGGACCACGAGTATCCGTCCTATCTGGAGCTGGTGCTCACCGCCACGGACAGCGGCGGGCTGTCGCACAGCACCAGCGTGCGGCTCGACCCGAAGACCGTCGACCTGACCTTCAACTCCAGCCCGCCGGGTCTGCAACTGGTCTTCGGGGCGACGGCCCAGGCGGCGCCCTTCACCCGTACCGTCATCCAGGGGTCCAGCAACACCGTCAGCGCGGTCACCCCGCAGACCCTCGGCGGCGTGCCGTACGTCTTCGGTTCCTGGTCCGACGGCGGGGCGCAGACCCACGTGATCACCGCCCCGACGACCCCGACCAGCTACACCGCCACCTACAACCCGCAGTCCGGCAGCACCCGGCTGCCGCAGTCGGCCTGGACCGTGGCCGGGGCGGACAGCCAGGAGACGCTCCTGGTCAACGGCCGGGCCAACAACGTCCGGGACGGCAGCAGCTCGTCGATCTGGCACACCCAGCGGCTGCTCTCCAACCCGGCGCACCCGCACTGGATCGACCTCGACCTGGGCAGCGCCCGGACGGTCAACCGGCTGTACTACCTGCCCCGGCAGGGCTCGAACACCGGCGGCCGGATCACCGGCTACGAGGTGTACGTCTCGAACAGCCGGAGCAGTTGGGGCACCCCGGTGGCCACCGGCACCTTCCCGAACAGCGCGGCGGAACAGACGGTGACGATCCCGCCGACCAGCGGCCGGTACCTCCGGCTCCGCGCCCTCGGTGAGGTCAGCGGCAACCGGTGGACCTCGGTGGCCGAACTCAACGTCGGTGTGGTGCCGACCGGCTGACCCGTCGAACCGGCTCCCCGGCGAGCGCCGGTGACGGCTGACGACCGTCGCCGACCGCTCGCCGGGAGCCGCCCGGCACCAGCCCGCCGACCGGGGCGCGGCGGACCTCCCACCCGGCGCACCGGCCCTGCTACCGTGGAGGTGTGCGGATGACCTCGAACGGTTGGTGGCTGCCCTGACGGGCGGCCCGCGCATCCGCGTACCCGAACAACAGCCAGCGGCCGCCCTCCGGGCGGCCGTTTCGCATGTGCTCACCCGGGGGCGACCGCCACACCGGTAAGGAGCACCTGTCATGGCCCCGAGCACCGCACTTCCGGCAGCCACCGCACTCGCCCCGAACGCACCGGCACTGCGCCGGATCACCGGCCTCAAACCAACCGGCCACCTGCACCTGGGCAACCTGGTCGGTGCGATCCGGCCGATCGTCGCCGGCCAGTACCGGGCCGAGACGATCGTCTTCCTCGCCGACCTGCACGCGCTCACCGTGACCCACCAACCGGCGCAGATCCGGGCGCTGACCCTGGAGCAGGCCACCGTACTGCTCGCCGCCGGCCTCGACCCGGACCGGGCGCTGCTCTACGTGCAGTCACAGGTGCCGCAGCACACCGAACTGCACTACCTGCTGGAGTGTGCCACCGGCTACGGCGAGGCGCACCGGATGATCCAGTTCCGGGAGAAGTCGGCGCGGCACGGGCAGGTCCGGCTGAGCCTGCTCAGCTATCCCGTGCTGATGGCCGCCGACATTCTGCTGCACGACGTGCAGGAGGTGCCGGTCGGCGACGACCAGAGCCAGCATCTCGAACTCACCCGCGCCGTGGCGACCCGGTTCAACACCCGGTACGGCGACACCTTCACCATCCCCCGGGCGGTCCATCCGACGGTGTCGGCCCGGCTGATGGACCTGGCCGACCCGACCGCCAAGATGGGCAAGACCAGCAGCAGCGAGGCCGGCACCGTCTTCCTGCTCGATCCGCCCGAGGTGATCCGCCGCAAGGTGCTGCGCGCCGTCACCGACCCGGGCCGGACCGTCGAGTACGACCCGCAGCGCCGGCCCGGCGTGGCGAACCTGCTGGAGATCCTGGCGACCTGCCTGGGCGGCTCCCCCGCCGACCTGGCCGCCGGG from Plantactinospora sp. BC1 carries:
- the pepN gene encoding aminopeptidase N produces the protein MPSLTRVAAAERAALLTVESYDIELDLTGSAERFRSTTTVRFRAATPGAGTFVEVRPARLLGVRLNGAALDPAALDDNQYPLTGLAAENTLVVEAEMAYSNSGEGLHRFVDPADGETYLYAMSGMDNAQRIFACFDQPDLKAPVTLAVVAPEEWIVAGNGRLDSGPVAGRWVFAPTPPLATYLVSLVAGPYAVRRAEHDGIPLGLYCRRSLTEHLDRDAEEILTVTRQCLDRLHRLFGVRYPFGKYDQAFVPEFNMGAMENPGLVTFRDEFLPRSAVTDAEREQRANSIAHEMSHMWFGDLVTLRWWDDLWLNESFAEYFGTRITAEATRFDRAWTTFALRRKAWGYAADQRPSTHPVAPTEVADATEALANLDGISYAKGASVLRQLVAWLGDDAFLAGLRGYFAAHRFGNATLADLLAALAAGSGRDLAGWAAVWLRQPQLNTLRTEVRLRDDGHYAEVALVQTAPPEHPVLRPHRIGVGLYDPDPAGGGTALRLRDRVEVDLDPAADGGRTVLPGLTGQPAARLLLPNDGDLTFAKVRLDAASVAAVPAALPELADPLTRALLWAEALDAVTDGERPVADLVALVVAALPAETEVVVVQDVLARTCDLLDRHLQPEVRPAALEQLAGACARLLAVAPPGGSGQLAAARGWISSTVEVARLTGWLAGKEVPDGLAVDAELRWAVLGRLAVLGAVGEPEVAAEQAEDGSASGAERAATCRAALPDPAAKEHAWRLLVGETSLSNRLLEATARGFWQPEQAELTDSYVERYFAEMPAAARRRTPWVADRVAALAYPRYAVSARTRELAAALLGRDDLPSGLRRVVVDEDDDLRRALAARR
- a CDS encoding DUF397 domain-containing protein, whose translation is MAQHPKGDFDLSRAVWQRAEGDDSEGAVEIAFVDDLIGMRNSAEPDGPVLVFTQAEWDAFVAGAQDGEFDLD
- a CDS encoding PQQ-dependent sugar dehydrogenase is translated as MPSSARPSPVNRLLRTGVAVALVAALAAPISGTAPAAAVVLPTGFQEQVVFTGLNQPTNIEFAPDGRVFVAEKGGRIKVYDDLADTTATVFADLSANVHNQHDRGLLGLALHPDFPTQPYVYVLYAYDAPPGQTAPYWNDNCASVGGTNGGRCIVTGRLSRLTAAGNTMTGTEQVFIDDWCQQYASHATGDLRFGADGMLYATAGDGASYDLVDYGQLGTPPNPCADPPGGTMSPPTAEGGALRSQDSRTTADPTSLDGTVLRLDPLTGAAAPGNPSAASPDPNTRRIVAQGLRNPFRFTIRPGTNEVWAGDVGWTRWEEVNRVVDPTASVTNFGWPCFEGAGRQSGYDSANLDMCESLYSGAGQTAPFYTYDHAARVVAGEACPTGSSSVSGAAFYPAAGGSYPAEYAGALFFSDYSRDCIWAMLPAAPGGLPVASSRRTFGSAAANPVDLAMGPGGDLYYVDHAGSVRRIRYFPGNQPPVASIAASPTSGTAPLTVNFDGTGSSDADPADAGRLRYEWDFTNDGTVDATTATATYTYPAGGPYTARLTVYDTLNASGTQTVPIQTGNSMPTAVIDSPGGDFTWAVNDTISFTGHATDPDQGTLPASALHWRMLLHHCYTLDNCHIHTLQDFTGASGSMFGPDHEYPSYLELVLTATDSGGLSHSTSVRLDPKTVDLTFNSSPPGLQLVFGATAQAAPFTRTVIQGSSNTVSAVTPQTLGGVPYVFGSWSDGGAQTHVITAPTTPTSYTATYNPQSGSTRLPQSAWTVAGADSQETLLVNGRANNVRDGSSSSIWHTQRLLSNPAHPHWIDLDLGSARTVNRLYYLPRQGSNTGGRITGYEVYVSNSRSSWGTPVATGTFPNSAAEQTVTIPPTSGRYLRLRALGEVSGNRWTSVAELNVGVVPTG
- the trpS gene encoding tryptophan--tRNA ligase — translated: MAPSTALPAATALAPNAPALRRITGLKPTGHLHLGNLVGAIRPIVAGQYRAETIVFLADLHALTVTHQPAQIRALTLEQATVLLAAGLDPDRALLYVQSQVPQHTELHYLLECATGYGEAHRMIQFREKSARHGQVRLSLLSYPVLMAADILLHDVQEVPVGDDQSQHLELTRAVATRFNTRYGDTFTIPRAVHPTVSARLMDLADPTAKMGKTSSSEAGTVFLLDPPEVIRRKVLRAVTDPGRTVEYDPQRRPGVANLLEILATCLGGSPADLAAGYGSYAQLKNAVAEAVEAMLRPIRLRYTELARDPGYVRRVLADGADRARDNATDTVHRAKRALGLLP